Below is a window of Malus domestica chromosome 13, GDT2T_hap1 DNA.
CTGTCGACCACGGCGGGTCCTATGGCAGGCCTCCTCTTCATCTCGACCGACAAGATTGCGTTTTACAGCGAGAGATCGATCAAACTTCCATCGTCAGATTCAGACGGACAACAGTTGGTTACCAGAGTCCACTACAAGGTGGTGATCCCAGTGAAGAAGATCAAGACGGTCAACCAGAGTGAGAATAGGAAGAAGCTGTCGCAAAAGTACGTAGAAATAGTTACTGCGGATAATTTTGACTTCTGGTTTATAGGGATCTTGAATTACCAGAAGCATGCATTGAACCTCCATCGCCATGGTCAGATCCGCCACTACATATTCACTGCTCTTCATAAATCGAGCTCAGTCGTGCAAGTCATATGCGAAACCTCCTGATCTTGGTGCCAACACACTCATAGAAGCCTCGAGATCGAAGACGACGATGGTTAGGCATGAAAGAAAGAACCCACAGTAGCTCAAATGAGCGGCGACGACGGCCTACGACTACAAGAACGATTCCAGGTGGGCCGACTACTGGTCCAACATCCTCATCCCTCCTCACATGTCCTCTCGTAGCGACGTCGTTGACCATTTCAATCGTAAGTTCTACCAATGCTTTATCGATCCTGAACTTATGGTACACGTGATGTCATCTAGCAGTTCTGCCCAGCCAAATAGTACCACCTCATCTACCACCAccaatcttcttcctcaacttAGCTTGATCACCACCAAACTTTTTATCATGATTATCCAAACCCTAATCCTGATCCTAAGGACGACACATTCACTGTAGCTCTTAACATTGGGCCACCGAGTAGTGGAGGCGGTAGGCTAAGCTCATCGTTCATTAGCAACCCTAACCACAACCACATTGGCGGTCATGTGGAAAGGCGGTACTGGATTCCCTCCCCTGCACAAATCCTCATAGGCCCCACCTAGTTCTCTTGCCCTGTCTGCAGCAAAACATTCAGCAGATACAACAACATGCAGTGGTCTGCTGTGGTTGGAATGGGGATGGGGACAAGGTCCAAGAAGCAACCAGGCCGAGAGAGAAAGACACAgtggaaagaataaagaaaaagaaaaatgaggaggaaggagatcagggtaaaggaacaaaatagaaaaagaaaaacatcatGATGTtactaaagaaaagaaaaagaaaaagctgaTGAAGTTCTGGGTcacaatattaaaataaaaatgaaaagcaTCAAAGTGA
It encodes the following:
- the LOC103453258 gene encoding GEM-like protein 4 — encoded protein: MAPSDATEPSKLIRQSRLHSVLNRMNKLTNKADMRLGPKITETMKGKLRLGAKIVKAGGTLEPFKYAFNVNVGEKLLKASQCYLSTTAGPMAGLLFISTDKIAFYSERSIKLPSSDSDGQQLVTRVHYKVVIPVKKIKTVNQSENRKKLSQKYVEIVTADNFDFWFIGILNYQKHALNLHRHGQIRHYIFTALHKSSSVVQVICETS